The following proteins are co-located in the Gloeocapsa sp. PCC 7428 genome:
- a CDS encoding DMT family transporter — protein sequence MTESLWSSKRSFNLPEGTYLIILAAAIYGLTIVLTKGALEQIPPFTLLCIQTASSVIFFWTIVIFQGIQVPLRWTTLKLSLAGLLEPGLSYIFGMFGLALTTASNATFISTTEPAITMALSWLILREHFNLAFVGLGLLACVGVSFIVTPDGTSITSGSIWGDLLVCLSVLFASLYAITAARSVQRLHPVVLAAIQQSVALILFIMMLVGALWLGFESFEFTPAMWGNLVIAIASGAFGYGLAFLLYLAAVRYLPASRLSLYLTLTPVFGAIGAYFILGERLLVSQGFGGSLIILAVIGISCLPHSK from the coding sequence ATGACTGAATCGTTGTGGAGTAGCAAACGCTCATTTAATCTTCCCGAAGGAACGTACTTAATCATATTAGCTGCGGCAATTTATGGTTTAACCATCGTGCTAACGAAAGGTGCTTTAGAACAAATACCACCATTTACTTTGCTATGCATTCAAACAGCTTCAAGTGTGATTTTCTTCTGGACAATCGTTATCTTCCAAGGTATTCAAGTTCCTTTGCGTTGGACGACACTCAAATTGAGCTTAGCAGGGCTACTTGAACCTGGGTTATCATACATTTTCGGGATGTTTGGGCTAGCGCTGACAACAGCTAGTAATGCAACGTTCATCAGTACAACGGAACCAGCGATCACAATGGCGCTATCGTGGTTGATTCTGCGCGAACACTTCAATCTTGCTTTTGTTGGATTAGGATTGTTAGCCTGTGTTGGGGTTTCTTTTATTGTGACTCCTGATGGAACTTCAATTACCTCAGGTTCAATTTGGGGAGATCTTCTTGTCTGTCTCAGTGTTTTGTTTGCTTCACTTTATGCAATCACAGCAGCGCGTTCAGTCCAACGCTTACATCCAGTAGTCTTAGCCGCAATTCAACAATCTGTCGCACTTATTCTGTTTATCATGATGCTTGTTGGCGCATTGTGGTTAGGTTTTGAGTCTTTTGAATTTACACCTGCTATGTGGGGAAATTTAGTGATTGCGATCGCCTCAGGCGCATTTGGCTATGGATTAGCGTTTCTCCTTTACCTGGCTGCGGTACGCTATCTTCCCGCCAGTAGACTGTCACTTTACCTGACACTAACTCCTGTGTTCGGTGCGATCGGCGCTTACTTCATATTAGGAGAGCGACTTTTAGTTTCACAAGGCTTCGGAGGTAGCTTGATTATCCTTGCAGTCATCGGTATTTCGTGTTTACCGCATTCCAAGTAG
- a CDS encoding NAD-binding protein, translating into MKPRIIVCGLERTGYKIFCLLRQQGASVVGIHHQPIPKEETIVVGDLQAAATLQAASIETAQTLVLANSDDALNLAILIQARVLNPRIRIINRLFNANLGDRLDHTLPDHVSMSVSGLAAPVFYFAALGNRAIGQLKLFNQTWPIQEEYIHENHPWRGRLLSDLWDDRARMLIYYLPVQGEIDLVCAVSSGQQLQVGDRLIVGTQPSIRTMRKSALSKLLKVVTNLRQFRQHGQSLMVVTLVLLITIFTATLTYICFDLNTSLIDALYFSVGMITGAGGKEEVVEKAPDSIKVFTAFMMLIGAGIIGICYALLNDFVLGTRFKQFWDAARVPQRHHYIVCGLGGIGVQVVQQFHASGHEVVVIERDSNNRFLNTARGLGIPVIQGDASLPETLQAANLKSASALLIVTSNDAVNLEIALNAKTLTPSIPAIVRYEHPDFAHMAQQVFEFEAVLSPAELAAPAFAAAALGGRILGNGITADSLWVALATLITPSHPFCGQRVKETAMQSDFVPLYIETNCQTIHGWDLLGTYLSAGDVLYLTMPANRLDHLWRAVPSQIMVS; encoded by the coding sequence ATGAAACCTCGGATCATTGTCTGCGGCTTAGAACGCACGGGCTACAAAATTTTTTGTTTGCTTAGACAACAAGGAGCAAGTGTCGTTGGAATTCATCACCAGCCGATTCCCAAAGAAGAAACGATCGTTGTTGGCGATCTGCAAGCAGCGGCGACTTTACAAGCGGCAAGTATTGAAACGGCGCAAACACTGGTACTGGCAAACAGTGATGATGCGCTGAATTTAGCAATTCTCATTCAAGCGCGAGTCCTCAATCCTCGAATTCGGATTATCAATCGTTTATTTAATGCCAACTTAGGCGATCGCCTCGACCATACTCTACCGGATCACGTTAGCATGAGTGTTTCGGGTTTAGCCGCACCGGTATTTTACTTTGCTGCCTTGGGAAATCGAGCGATCGGGCAACTCAAACTCTTTAATCAAACATGGCCGATTCAAGAAGAATATATTCACGAAAATCATCCTTGGCGCGGGCGACTATTGAGCGATTTATGGGACGATCGCGCGCGGATGTTGATTTATTATCTCCCTGTACAAGGTGAAATCGATCTAGTTTGTGCGGTCAGTTCAGGACAACAGTTGCAAGTTGGCGATCGCCTGATCGTCGGTACGCAACCGAGTATCCGAACAATGCGTAAATCAGCGCTTTCTAAACTGCTAAAAGTCGTCACTAACCTACGTCAATTTCGCCAACATGGGCAATCGTTAATGGTTGTGACGTTAGTTCTGCTTATAACTATTTTTACTGCAACGCTCACTTATATCTGTTTTGATTTAAATACTTCACTGATTGATGCTTTATATTTTTCGGTTGGCATGATCACAGGTGCTGGCGGTAAAGAAGAAGTGGTCGAAAAAGCGCCAGACAGCATCAAAGTCTTTACCGCCTTCATGATGTTAATTGGCGCAGGTATTATCGGAATTTGCTATGCACTACTCAACGATTTTGTTTTAGGAACCCGCTTCAAACAGTTTTGGGATGCGGCACGAGTTCCTCAACGCCATCATTACATTGTTTGTGGATTAGGTGGCATTGGCGTGCAAGTTGTTCAACAATTCCATGCAAGCGGACATGAAGTCGTTGTCATTGAACGCGATTCTAATAATAGATTTCTTAATACTGCGCGTGGTTTAGGCATCCCAGTGATTCAAGGTGATGCAAGTTTACCCGAAACATTACAAGCCGCGAATCTCAAATCAGCAAGTGCTTTATTGATTGTGACAAGTAACGATGCGGTTAATTTAGAAATTGCGCTGAATGCCAAAACATTAACGCCGAGTATTCCTGCGATCGTCCGCTACGAACATCCAGATTTTGCGCACATGGCACAACAAGTTTTTGAATTCGAGGCGGTGCTAAGCCCTGCTGAACTTGCCGCCCCAGCTTTTGCCGCCGCTGCGCTGGGCGGAAGGATTTTAGGTAATGGCATCACTGCTGATAGTCTTTGGGTTGCTTTGGCAACTTTAATCACTCCTTCACACCCTTTTTGCGGTCAGCGCGTTAAAGAAACCGCAATGCAATCTGATTTTGTGCCACTGTATATCGAAACGAATTGCCAAACGATCCACGGTTGGGATTTACTAGGGACGTATTTAAGTGCAGGCGATGTCTTGTATCTAACTATGCCTGCAAATCGGTTAGATCATTTGTGGCGGGCTGTACCTTCTCAGATTATGGTGAGTTGA
- a CDS encoding M10 family metallopeptidase C-terminal domain-containing protein: MITVSKVTEYRDLISDDYDLSQDSLLNYSEFASDTLLKIVPTLTEFTSVASSLVETADESLQQIISNGFVDSVKEKELPFILPDIESNKLVSTEKIASAISNAKTFDLGQSFGWIGNDPPTSQLSTQPQRCGCSACCGFASDFNNDSLNFQTAASANGGLTPQANTGVYYIDALLPTPANYWVGSTISYSFMTSVPSYYPWNNSERNNFVPFNATQANAARRALQLFSEISGLRFVEVSNAGAGGTIRFGTANLGDTKSAHAYLPDNNPLGGDVWLNNSYYPNYTQTNSSYGFLTMVHEIGHALGLKHPGNYNAGGGGSQGPFLPAQEDNTKYTVMSYFKHPGSGIHPQTPMLYDIAAIQYLYGANNNTRPGNNTYSWNANQAFIQTIWDAGGNDTISAANQSLAATINLNPGSFSSIGRFSNSSSNRANGNLAIAYRVTIENAIGGAGNDTLIGNNVANNLSGRNGNDYLFGGGSYDTLTGGAGKDILIGYGGSTEVDVLTGGTGTDTFVLGEASNVFYRGDGYARITDFDWRNDYIQVRGTSNQYSLQSGNWFGSAALDTAIFFGNDAIGVVQDSTNVSFARDFIFA, from the coding sequence ATGATAACTGTTTCAAAAGTTACAGAATATCGCGATCTAATTTCTGATGACTATGATTTAAGCCAAGATAGCCTTTTAAATTACAGCGAATTTGCTAGCGACACTCTACTAAAAATTGTGCCCACTCTTACAGAATTTACATCAGTAGCGTCATCGTTAGTAGAAACTGCCGATGAATCGCTTCAGCAAATTATTTCAAACGGTTTTGTCGATTCGGTTAAAGAAAAGGAACTTCCTTTTATACTGCCAGACATTGAAAGCAACAAGCTTGTTAGCACTGAAAAAATAGCTTCAGCGATAAGTAATGCAAAGACGTTTGACTTAGGGCAAAGTTTTGGGTGGATTGGTAACGATCCACCAACATCACAATTATCAACTCAACCACAGCGTTGTGGTTGTTCAGCGTGCTGTGGTTTTGCTAGCGACTTCAATAACGATAGTTTAAACTTTCAAACCGCAGCCTCAGCAAACGGAGGATTAACACCCCAAGCAAACACAGGGGTTTACTACATCGATGCACTACTACCTACTCCAGCGAATTACTGGGTTGGTTCGACGATAAGTTATAGCTTCATGACATCAGTACCAAGCTATTATCCCTGGAATAATTCAGAGCGCAACAACTTTGTTCCTTTTAATGCAACGCAAGCAAATGCAGCACGAAGAGCCTTACAACTTTTCAGCGAGATTTCAGGACTCAGATTTGTTGAAGTATCTAATGCAGGTGCAGGGGGAACAATTCGGTTTGGTACAGCAAACTTAGGAGATACTAAAAGCGCTCACGCCTACCTTCCAGATAACAATCCCTTGGGAGGAGATGTTTGGCTAAATAATTCTTACTATCCTAATTACACTCAAACCAATAGCTCTTATGGATTTTTGACCATGGTTCATGAAATTGGTCATGCACTAGGGCTAAAACATCCAGGTAACTACAATGCAGGGGGAGGAGGTAGTCAAGGTCCTTTCTTACCCGCACAAGAAGATAACACCAAGTATACGGTGATGTCCTACTTTAAGCATCCAGGTAGTGGGATTCATCCTCAAACACCAATGCTTTACGACATTGCGGCAATCCAGTATCTCTACGGTGCTAATAATAACACTCGTCCTGGCAATAACACTTATTCATGGAATGCAAATCAAGCCTTTATACAAACAATCTGGGATGCTGGCGGTAATGATACTATTAGCGCTGCGAATCAATCTCTAGCTGCAACGATTAACCTTAACCCTGGAAGCTTTAGTTCGATTGGACGTTTCTCTAATAGCAGTAGCAATCGAGCTAATGGTAACTTGGCGATCGCCTACAGAGTCACAATTGAAAATGCGATCGGAGGTGCAGGAAACGATACTCTCATCGGTAATAACGTTGCCAATAATCTTTCTGGTAGAAATGGCAATGATTATTTGTTTGGTGGCGGTAGTTATGACACGCTTACAGGAGGTGCAGGGAAGGATATTCTCATCGGCTACGGTGGTAGTACAGAAGTTGATGTTTTGACTGGAGGCACAGGTACAGATACCTTTGTGTTAGGTGAAGCCTCTAATGTCTTTTACCGAGGAGATGGCTATGCTCGGATTACCGATTTTGATTGGCGGAATGACTATATTCAAGTAAGGGGAACTTCAAATCAATACTCGTTACAATCAGGAAATTGGTTTGGCAGTGCTGCACTTGATACCGCAATATTCTTTGGCAATGATGCGATCGGCGTCGTCCAAGATTCTACTAACGTTAGTTTTGCACGCGACTTTATTTTTGCTTAG
- a CDS encoding DUF1361 domain-containing protein, whose amino-acid sequence MNHIFAARVFTELSTQLVRAFDAIYSGWILWNLFLAFIPLALSFWLFRRKTRSRSLVWWIIFVVFVAFLPNAPYVLTDIIHLIRGIRPNISPWIITLFVIPVHLFAMLSGFEAYVVSLINLGYYLRRLGARQFVVWAELIAHALCAVGVYLGRFRRFNSWDLVTEPGNVLLRTVNDLTERRPLFVVFIIFIIITAFYWIMKQITLGLVLRIHHARAKTDIDQYL is encoded by the coding sequence ATGAATCACATTTTTGCAGCTAGGGTATTTACCGAATTATCTACGCAGCTAGTACGCGCGTTTGACGCAATCTACAGTGGCTGGATTCTGTGGAACTTGTTTTTGGCTTTTATTCCTTTAGCGCTTAGCTTTTGGCTATTTCGCCGCAAAACACGCTCTCGTTCTTTGGTGTGGTGGATAATTTTTGTTGTTTTCGTGGCTTTTTTACCCAACGCACCTTACGTTCTCACGGATATCATTCATCTCATTCGTGGAATACGCCCTAATATATCGCCGTGGATAATTACGCTGTTTGTCATCCCTGTGCATCTATTTGCCATGCTAAGTGGCTTTGAGGCTTATGTTGTCTCTTTGATTAACCTAGGCTATTACTTAAGACGTCTAGGAGCAAGACAATTTGTCGTTTGGGCAGAATTAATCGCACACGCGTTATGTGCGGTTGGAGTTTATCTTGGTAGATTTCGCCGCTTTAACAGTTGGGATTTAGTAACTGAACCTGGTAACGTTCTACTGAGAACCGTCAATGATTTAACTGAACGACGCCCTTTATTTGTTGTATTTATCATCTTTATTATTATCACAGCATTTTACTGGATAATGAAACAAATAACTCTGGGGCTTGTGCTCCGAATTCATCACGCGCGAGCAAAAACTGACATCGATCAATATCTATAA
- a CDS encoding VOC family protein, producing the protein MKVSSAYTRLLVSDLKACFLFYKDVMEFPVNVEDEKSGYAEFQVGGMKLSLFRRQEMAEIIRTTDKPTHAECQDKVALIFTVHDIEQEYHRLLHKNINFVTEPMNNIDYRIKTVYFRDPDDNLIGLYQFLD; encoded by the coding sequence ATGAAAGTAAGTTCTGCATATACAAGACTACTTGTTTCAGATCTCAAAGCGTGTTTTCTGTTCTACAAAGATGTTATGGAATTTCCGGTTAATGTAGAAGATGAAAAAAGTGGTTACGCTGAGTTTCAGGTTGGTGGAATGAAATTGAGTTTGTTTAGACGTCAAGAAATGGCAGAGATTATTAGAACTACCGATAAACCAACTCATGCAGAATGTCAAGATAAAGTAGCTTTAATTTTTACTGTACATGATATCGAGCAAGAATATCATCGTCTGCTGCATAAAAACATTAACTTTGTTACAGAGCCTATGAATAATATAGATTATAGAATTAAAACAGTTTATTTCAGAGATCCTGATGATAATTTAATTGGATTGTATCAATTCTTAGACTAG
- a CDS encoding antibiotic biosynthesis monooxygenase, with translation MPAIAKNNDVVTVIIVFTVEPEHQQQLIDTIIEFIEIAVKYQPGFVSATLHKSLDGVRVINYAQWRSLENYHAFLNNSEVQAQGKKLANFQPPDLHIFEVVSLHSDNTTLELNQDD, from the coding sequence ATGCCAGCGATCGCTAAAAATAATGACGTCGTTACAGTCATAATTGTTTTCACTGTTGAACCAGAACACCAACAACAGCTAATCGATACTATTATTGAGTTTATTGAAATTGCAGTGAAGTATCAACCAGGTTTTGTTTCGGCTACCCTTCACAAAAGTTTGGATGGCGTACGTGTTATAAATTATGCGCAATGGCGAAGCCTTGAAAACTATCACGCTTTTCTTAATAATTCAGAAGTACAGGCGCAAGGAAAAAAGCTTGCCAACTTTCAACCACCAGATTTACATATTTTTGAAGTCGTCAGTTTGCACTCAGACAACACCACGCTAGAACTTAATCAGGATGATTGA
- a CDS encoding pirin family protein, giving the protein MTHTATNIIHDRNARGRTRMGWLDSYHTFSFGSFYDPARMGFRALRVINDDRVVPGAGFPMHSHRNMEIFTYVLEGALEHQDNLGNGAIISPGEAQIMSAGTGITHSEFNPSKTEPVHFLQIWIIPDTQGVQPRYEQKAFPLEQRRSNLRLIAAKDGRDGAVTIQQDIDLYTSVLEKGDILNYHLKPNRYAWLQVAQGIVSLNDQELRAGDGVQMYEGDLEMSTDIGAEILLFDLA; this is encoded by the coding sequence ATGACGCACACAGCCACTAATATTATTCATGATAGAAATGCTCGTGGTCGTACGCGAATGGGTTGGTTAGACAGTTACCATACTTTTTCTTTTGGGAGTTTTTACGATCCGGCGCGGATGGGCTTTCGTGCTTTACGAGTCATCAACGACGATCGCGTTGTTCCTGGCGCTGGTTTTCCGATGCATAGCCACCGCAATATGGAAATTTTTACTTATGTTCTAGAAGGTGCATTAGAACATCAAGACAACTTAGGTAACGGCGCGATTATTTCTCCAGGAGAAGCACAAATCATGAGTGCAGGTACTGGAATTACTCACAGCGAGTTTAATCCATCAAAAACTGAACCTGTTCACTTTTTACAAATTTGGATTATTCCTGATACACAAGGAGTACAACCTAGATATGAGCAAAAAGCATTTCCTCTAGAACAACGACGCAGTAACTTACGTTTAATTGCTGCTAAAGATGGGCGTGATGGCGCGGTGACAATTCAGCAAGATATTGATTTGTATACGTCTGTTTTAGAAAAAGGTGATATTTTGAATTATCACCTCAAACCAAACCGTTATGCTTGGTTACAAGTTGCGCAAGGAATTGTCTCTCTTAACGATCAGGAACTGCGCGCAGGAGATGGAGTGCAAATGTACGAAGGAGACTTAGAAATGAGTACTGATATTGGTGCAGAGATTCTGTTGTTTGATCTTGCGTAA
- a CDS encoding thiol-disulfide oxidoreductase DCC family protein, whose protein sequence is MNYHVIYDGNCNLCVTFVQLLESFDKGQMFRYVPMQDQATLAPWGITPQDCELGVILLATDAPEHRWQGTAAIEEIGRVLPMGNLFVEAYRGLPGVKWVGDRIYEQVRDNRYALFGKRQNTYNSPYCSECGSQSASN, encoded by the coding sequence ATGAATTACCACGTCATCTACGACGGCAATTGCAACCTGTGCGTAACTTTTGTCCAATTACTCGAAAGCTTTGATAAGGGACAAATGTTTCGATACGTCCCCATGCAAGACCAAGCGACACTTGCACCCTGGGGAATTACACCACAAGATTGCGAATTAGGTGTAATTTTGCTTGCTACTGATGCACCCGAACATCGTTGGCAAGGTACAGCAGCGATCGAAGAAATTGGGCGCGTGTTACCGATGGGTAATCTTTTTGTGGAAGCTTATCGCGGATTACCAGGCGTCAAGTGGGTAGGCGATCGCATTTACGAACAAGTTCGCGATAACCGCTACGCATTATTTGGGAAACGTCAAAATACTTATAATTCACCTTACTGTAGTGAATGTGGTAGTCAATCTGCCAGCAATTGA
- the psbQ gene encoding photosystem II protein PsbQ — protein sequence MTLFISRQKYSQIMARYRSILSLILVIVTTFLVSCSSPSAAKAPPTYTAAQIEQIQQYVPDIVALRDRMNNELITLIKRRDWIDVSNFIHGPVGEMRLKMTYVTRNLLPQDQQSAREFTRNLFDNLVKIEQAAEAADYQKATLNYREALADIDGFLQLIPKPTSPQASEA from the coding sequence ATGACACTGTTCATCAGCAGACAAAAGTATAGTCAGATTATGGCGCGTTATCGGTCAATTCTGTCATTGATTTTAGTTATCGTGACAACGTTTCTTGTTAGTTGTAGTAGCCCCAGCGCTGCAAAAGCACCTCCCACCTATACGGCGGCGCAGATAGAGCAAATTCAGCAATACGTTCCCGATATTGTTGCTTTACGCGATCGCATGAATAACGAACTTATCACATTGATTAAACGTCGCGATTGGATCGATGTCAGCAACTTCATTCACGGTCCTGTTGGGGAAATGCGACTCAAAATGACTTACGTCACTCGCAATCTTCTACCGCAAGACCAACAATCAGCACGCGAATTTACTCGAAATTTGTTTGATAATTTAGTCAAAATTGAGCAAGCCGCAGAAGCCGCTGATTACCAAAAAGCGACGCTTAACTACCGCGAAGCCTTAGCAGACATCGATGGCTTTTTACAGTTGATTCCTAAACCAACATCACCACAAGCAAGTGAAGCGTAA
- a CDS encoding FAD-binding oxidoreductase — MSHVLIIGCGVIGAAIAYELSLSGLEVTVLDRQPPAQAATGAALGVLMGAISHKIKGNAWQMRAASIKRYETLIPELEAVIMRRIPFNRQGILMLCFQEEDLAGWEKLAAVRSAQEWQLEIWNAAQLQSRCPQLNSEKITAAIYSPQDRQVDPVALTLALVEAAKHKGVQFHFGVTATGYYLDNADQRMYLQIENAQLSEKIKDVDWLVIAAGTGSTPLQWRQESTSRDRTPIALTFAPTQQAQSTPAVEIKPVLGQAIHMRVNQPLGDPNFQPVITGDDVHIVPCLSSQPMTDYWVGATVEFSANGQVVADATQLEKVKQQAIAFCPALAQAKIIRTWSGLRPRPEGQPAPIIRHVPGFDNILLATGHYRNGVLLAPATAEKIREIVMRGE, encoded by the coding sequence ATGAGTCATGTATTAATTATTGGCTGTGGTGTGATCGGGGCGGCGATCGCCTACGAACTCAGTTTATCTGGGCTGGAAGTTACCGTACTCGATCGACAACCGCCCGCCCAAGCAGCAACAGGCGCAGCGCTGGGGGTATTAATGGGAGCCATTAGCCACAAAATTAAGGGTAATGCCTGGCAGATGCGCGCTGCGAGTATCAAACGCTATGAAACCCTCATTCCAGAGCTAGAAGCGGTCATTATGCGGCGGATTCCCTTCAATCGACAAGGTATATTGATGCTTTGTTTTCAAGAAGAAGATTTAGCCGGTTGGGAAAAATTAGCCGCAGTTCGTTCAGCACAAGAATGGCAATTAGAAATTTGGAACGCTGCACAATTACAATCGCGCTGTCCGCAGCTTAATAGTGAAAAAATTACAGCAGCAATTTACTCACCGCAAGATCGACAAGTTGACCCCGTAGCGCTTACCTTAGCTTTAGTAGAAGCCGCAAAGCACAAAGGAGTTCAATTTCATTTTGGAGTCACAGCCACAGGTTATTATCTCGATAACGCCGATCAACGGATGTATCTCCAAATCGAGAACGCTCAATTATCCGAAAAAATTAAAGATGTTGATTGGCTAGTCATCGCCGCCGGTACTGGTTCAACACCGTTGCAATGGCGACAAGAATCGACTTCTCGCGATCGCACTCCCATAGCACTCACATTTGCACCTACGCAGCAAGCACAATCAACGCCAGCCGTAGAAATTAAACCTGTACTCGGTCAAGCGATTCATATGCGGGTCAACCAACCTTTAGGCGATCCCAATTTTCAACCTGTTATTACAGGCGATGACGTTCATATTGTTCCCTGTCTTAGCAGTCAACCAATGACAGATTACTGGGTTGGTGCGACAGTAGAATTTTCTGCAAACGGACAGGTAGTCGCAGATGCTACGCAATTAGAAAAAGTTAAACAGCAAGCGATCGCATTTTGTCCTGCTTTAGCCCAAGCCAAAATTATCCGCACTTGGTCAGGATTACGCCCACGCCCCGAAGGACAACCAGCGCCTATCATTCGCCACGTGCCAGGTTTTGACAACATTCTCCTCGCGACAGGACACTACCGCAACGGCGTTTTACTCGCACCTGCTACCGCCGAGAAGATTCGGGAGATCGTTATGAGGGGCGAGTGA
- a CDS encoding zinc ribbon domain-containing protein yields the protein MPHCPRCHQSVDAQAVTCPYCRTPLKAYGHPGIPLHRATGDTYLCDRCTYHLDDTCNFPQRPYAKECTLYQDVTQAQLRASQQSYKSSLRANFRSWLQQYQFWLLILGLLLLSFLIVL from the coding sequence ATGCCACATTGTCCTCGTTGTCATCAATCGGTTGATGCACAAGCTGTTACTTGTCCTTATTGCCGTACTCCACTCAAAGCTTACGGACATCCAGGAATCCCCTTACACCGCGCTACTGGTGATACGTACTTGTGCGATCGCTGTACCTATCACTTAGACGATACGTGTAATTTTCCGCAGCGTCCCTATGCCAAAGAGTGTACGCTTTATCAAGATGTCACACAAGCTCAATTGCGCGCATCACAGCAGTCTTACAAAAGCAGCTTGCGTGCAAATTTCCGTAGCTGGCTTCAACAATATCAGTTTTGGCTATTAATCCTCGGTTTACTCTTACTGAGTTTTCTGATTGTCTTGTAA
- a CDS encoding TIGR03792 family protein, producing MVIELLKCKVDPDLREQYLQLDAEVWTKALAECPGFLGKEVWLNPQETSEVILVIRWATKEQWKAIPDEFLNRIEQLFLQQMGRTYKIVESAEYQVYGDRLFP from the coding sequence ATGGTTATTGAGTTACTTAAGTGTAAAGTAGACCCAGATTTGCGCGAACAATATTTGCAATTGGATGCAGAAGTTTGGACGAAAGCGCTGGCTGAGTGTCCTGGATTTCTAGGAAAAGAAGTTTGGCTGAATCCACAAGAAACATCAGAAGTTATTTTAGTGATTCGCTGGGCGACGAAAGAACAATGGAAAGCTATCCCTGACGAGTTTCTAAATCGGATAGAACAACTATTTTTGCAACAAATGGGTCGCACTTATAAAATTGTCGAGTCAGCAGAGTACCAAGTTTATGGCGATCGCTTATTTCCTTAG
- a CDS encoding phasin family protein gives MESNNWIKQLLMVGIGTTSLVAEKLREVSDELVKDGKLQPDQAKEFIDNLMHQLKSEQGNFEVQMQRQMRNMLQDLGVPRQAEMDELRGRIDRLERQVRDLENKLWRGM, from the coding sequence ATGGAAAGCAACAACTGGATTAAACAGCTATTAATGGTTGGTATAGGCACAACGTCATTGGTAGCCGAAAAGCTGCGGGAAGTAAGTGATGAATTAGTTAAAGACGGTAAGCTTCAGCCAGACCAAGCGAAAGAGTTTATTGACAACTTGATGCACCAACTTAAATCAGAACAAGGTAATTTTGAGGTGCAAATGCAGCGTCAAATGCGCAATATGCTGCAAGACTTGGGCGTACCCCGCCAAGCAGAAATGGATGAACTACGCGGGCGAATTGACCGTCTTGAGCGCCAGGTACGCGATTTAGAAAATAAATTGTGGCGGGGAATGTAA
- a CDS encoding FKBP-type peptidyl-prolyl cis-trans isomerase, with translation MREILISLGVVIACVIVLVVAQFSSQPESAIAEVTPNQPANEVVAPSNATTENTLLASNMMSDENAVTTPSGLKYIDIQEGDGATPKAGQRVFVHYTGTLEDGTKFDSSRDRNRPFDFKLGAGQVIKGWDEGISTMKVGGRRQLIIPPELGYGARGAGGVIPPNATLVFDVELLRIS, from the coding sequence TTGAGAGAAATTTTAATTAGTTTGGGTGTTGTCATCGCTTGTGTCATTGTGCTGGTAGTCGCGCAGTTTAGCAGTCAACCCGAATCGGCAATTGCCGAAGTCACGCCAAATCAACCAGCAAATGAGGTTGTTGCACCCAGCAACGCTACTACAGAAAATACTTTACTTGCAAGTAACATGATGTCTGATGAAAATGCTGTAACAACGCCCTCTGGACTGAAATACATTGATATCCAAGAAGGTGATGGCGCAACTCCAAAAGCTGGGCAAAGAGTTTTTGTCCATTACACTGGAACTTTAGAAGACGGAACGAAGTTCGATAGTTCGCGCGATCGCAATCGTCCCTTTGACTTTAAACTTGGTGCAGGACAAGTCATCAAAGGTTGGGACGAAGGAATTAGTACGATGAAAGTCGGCGGACGTCGCCAGTTAATTATTCCTCCTGAACTTGGTTACGGGGCGCGTGGTGCAGGTGGAGTAATTCCTCCCAACGCCACCCTCGTCTTTGATGTAGAACTACTACGGATTTCCTAA